A portion of the Gemmatimonadota bacterium genome contains these proteins:
- a CDS encoding polysaccharide deacetylase family protein, which produces MRGVGVARRFLRRRLDRWRRGAFILLYHRVEDDGPDPFGIRVTPARFEEQLAMLRDRWTIVPMADLVRALRSGRDVRGWVAITFDDGYEDNLRLALPALREAGLPATVFVVSDELGRRFWWDRLTNLWATRRGAPDTGEFFALHRRLRGTEPGARDRELDALASEPALAGTQTASGRPPRAMTDSEVAELAASGLVEIGAHTRNHPFLPDLTRERQEREIGGAKVVLEEVIGRPVPGMSYPYGGFDGASVVAAGKASFDYACAAAPGVCTTASPLLSLPRVTALDWSGDELDTHLRARAPGSARPGSRP; this is translated from the coding sequence GTGAGGGGTGTCGGCGTGGCGCGGCGATTCCTGCGTCGACGGCTGGACCGTTGGCGGCGAGGGGCCTTCATCCTCCTCTACCATCGAGTCGAGGACGATGGCCCGGATCCGTTCGGGATCCGCGTGACTCCCGCCCGGTTCGAGGAGCAGCTCGCCATGCTGCGCGACCGCTGGACGATCGTGCCCATGGCCGACCTCGTGCGGGCGCTGCGCTCCGGCAGGGACGTGCGTGGGTGGGTGGCCATCACCTTCGATGACGGCTACGAGGACAACCTCAGGTTGGCTCTGCCCGCGCTGCGTGAAGCGGGGCTACCGGCCACGGTTTTCGTCGTGTCCGACGAGCTCGGGCGGCGCTTCTGGTGGGACCGGCTCACCAACCTCTGGGCGACGCGGCGCGGCGCCCCGGACACCGGCGAGTTCTTCGCGCTGCACCGGCGGCTGCGGGGCACCGAGCCGGGAGCCCGCGATCGTGAGCTGGACGCGCTGGCCTCCGAGCCGGCGCTGGCTGGCACGCAAACCGCCTCGGGCCGTCCGCCGCGCGCGATGACCGACTCCGAGGTCGCCGAGCTCGCCGCCAGCGGACTCGTCGAGATCGGAGCACACACGCGCAACCACCCCTTCCTCCCGGACCTGACTCGGGAGCGCCAAGAGCGGGAGATCGGCGGCGCCAAGGTCGTGCTGGAGGAAGTCATCGGCCGACCGGTGCCCGGTATGTCGTACCCGTACGGCGGATTCGACGGCGCCAGCGTGGTTGCCGCCGGGAAAGCCAGCTTCGACTACGCTTGCGCCGCCGCCCCCGGCGTGTGCACAACCGCTTCGCCCCTCCTGAGCCTGCCCCGCGTCACCGCTCTCGACTGGTCGGGGGACGAGCTCGACACCCATCTCCGCGCGCGCGCTCCCGGCTCGGCTCGGCCCGGGAGCCGGCCGTGA
- a CDS encoding sulfotransferase: MNVKKAPPLQPILPNVWHAARRARVYSYRLLHRDRGGDPERAVAIFGSGRGGTTWLGSLIASGLGARIVFEPFHPSCVPRGSRFGLHPYRRPDEPDDELLDFCQRAFGGLINTTWVNRQPTVLRPDGRVVKCVRANLLVGWLREWLPEVPKVMIVRHPAAVVLSRMEAGWKSSMDFEALLADEHLVEDHLREQADWARALATDEERHAFAWAVHHLVPLARGLGDGIELVFYEDLVRTPDDELRRIFRGIGRAPSGSERNQVSTPSFTSHGDSAVVAGSDKLHRWESRLGATQVRRILDVVERFQLDWLYGAGVLPSDSARRRLAYPGTAAERGEA, from the coding sequence GTGAACGTGAAGAAGGCGCCACCGCTTCAGCCGATACTCCCCAACGTGTGGCACGCTGCGAGACGCGCCCGAGTCTACTCGTACCGGCTCCTCCACCGCGACAGGGGTGGCGATCCCGAGCGCGCCGTGGCGATATTCGGTTCGGGGCGAGGCGGTACGACATGGCTCGGAAGCTTGATCGCGAGCGGCCTCGGAGCCCGAATCGTATTCGAACCGTTCCACCCCAGCTGCGTGCCGCGGGGCAGTCGCTTCGGTCTTCATCCGTATCGGCGCCCGGACGAGCCGGACGACGAACTGCTGGACTTCTGCCAAAGGGCTTTCGGCGGCCTGATCAACACCACCTGGGTGAATCGGCAGCCGACAGTGCTCCGCCCCGACGGCCGCGTCGTGAAGTGCGTCAGGGCGAACCTGCTCGTCGGGTGGTTGCGCGAATGGCTACCCGAGGTCCCCAAGGTCATGATCGTGCGACACCCCGCGGCGGTCGTACTCTCGCGGATGGAGGCCGGCTGGAAGTCGTCGATGGACTTCGAGGCGCTGTTGGCTGACGAGCACCTGGTCGAGGATCATCTTCGCGAGCAGGCGGACTGGGCCCGGGCCCTGGCGACGGACGAGGAACGCCACGCTTTCGCGTGGGCCGTGCACCATCTCGTCCCGCTCGCGCGAGGCCTCGGTGACGGGATCGAGTTGGTCTTCTACGAGGATCTCGTGCGCACCCCGGACGACGAGTTGAGGAGGATCTTCAGGGGCATCGGGCGGGCGCCGAGCGGTTCCGAGCGAAACCAGGTATCGACTCCGTCCTTCACGTCTCACGGGGACAGCGCGGTAGTTGCTGGATCCGACAAGCTGCACCGCTGGGAGAGCCGGCTCGGCGCTACGCAAGTGCGGCGAATACTGGACGTGGTTGAGCGCTTTCAGTTGGACTGGCTTTATGGGGCCGGAGTGCTTCCGTCCGATTCGGCCAGACGCCGGCTGGCCTACCCGGGGACGGCGGCGGAGCGCGGGGAAGCTTGA
- a CDS encoding glycosyltransferase — protein MSFGKPVADDLSVVIPTVGRPILLESLRRIAAGDVLPKVVVVADQSGGSYPYEQWVEELGVKGLTVDIADDPGTGRSSALNRGLARVTGRFAGITDDDCFAEPTWIAALTARLRAEPDAIVSGRVESVGEEPNVDTATSGAERRATRPSLTFDPLAGGNVAFSLDTYRRVGPFDEHPSLRAAEDGDWAYRALRRGVQIVYAPEVAVAHASWRDEDERRDRYRAYALSQAGFYGKHIRRGDVFIALRAGVNTARAARRWVRGVVGRDPEMRAHGSAFMRYLIPGVLAGLGRSPRDA, from the coding sequence TTGAGTTTCGGCAAGCCCGTGGCGGACGACCTGTCGGTGGTCATCCCCACCGTCGGTCGACCGATCCTCCTCGAGTCGTTGCGACGGATCGCCGCCGGCGATGTCCTGCCGAAGGTGGTGGTGGTAGCCGATCAGAGCGGCGGATCCTATCCGTATGAGCAGTGGGTCGAGGAACTCGGTGTCAAGGGACTCACCGTGGATATCGCGGACGATCCCGGCACGGGGCGGTCCTCGGCGCTGAACCGGGGACTCGCTCGGGTGACGGGCCGCTTTGCCGGGATCACCGACGACGACTGCTTCGCCGAGCCCACGTGGATCGCCGCGTTAACGGCGCGCCTTAGGGCCGAGCCGGATGCGATCGTATCCGGCCGGGTAGAGTCGGTCGGAGAGGAGCCGAACGTGGATACCGCTACCTCCGGCGCCGAAAGGCGGGCCACACGACCGTCTCTGACGTTCGACCCGCTGGCCGGCGGCAACGTGGCTTTCTCCCTGGACACGTACCGGCGCGTCGGCCCGTTCGACGAGCATCCGTCGCTGCGGGCGGCCGAGGACGGTGACTGGGCCTACCGGGCGTTGCGGCGCGGAGTGCAGATCGTGTACGCGCCCGAGGTCGCTGTAGCCCACGCGTCGTGGCGCGATGAGGACGAACGCCGGGACCGTTACCGCGCCTACGCGCTGAGTCAGGCCGGCTTTTACGGCAAGCACATTCGGCGCGGAGACGTGTTCATCGCGCTCCGAGCCGGTGTCAATACCGCGCGGGCCGCTCGGCGCTGGGTGCGGGGTGTGGTAGGCCGGGATCCGGAGATGCGCGCGCACGGCTCGGCCTTCATGCGCTACCTGATTCCAGGAGTGCTCGCTGGACTCGGGCGCTCCCCGCGCGACGCATGA
- a CDS encoding methyltransferase domain-containing protein has protein sequence MGITRSLFRRFVPSSIRRRLTRLAVHPPVGSVDFGDLRVTRPISTNWGYDRGTPIDRHYIERFLEAHARDIRGRALEVKDDTYVSRFGVAVESVDTLLPHREGSATVVADLTRPEQLPADTYDCFVCTQVLQFIDDVAAAIAGCRRVLRPGGVLLVTVPAISRTEGAPEDSSGDYWRFTPRSAERLFGADFGPDAVRVSLYGNVLSATAFLHGLAAEELTAAELDLADPEFPVIVGIRAQVGPESANP, from the coding sequence TTGGGTATCACCCGGTCCCTCTTCCGCCGCTTCGTGCCGTCCTCCATCCGCAGGCGCCTGACGCGGCTGGCGGTCCACCCTCCGGTTGGCTCGGTCGACTTCGGCGACCTTCGGGTGACGCGGCCGATCAGCACCAACTGGGGGTATGACAGAGGCACGCCGATCGACCGCCACTACATTGAGCGCTTCCTGGAGGCCCACGCCCGCGACATTCGCGGACGCGCCCTCGAGGTGAAGGACGACACGTACGTGAGTCGATTCGGCGTCGCGGTGGAAAGCGTGGACACGCTGCTACCGCACCGCGAGGGGAGCGCCACGGTCGTCGCTGACCTGACCCGACCCGAGCAGCTACCGGCGGATACGTACGATTGCTTCGTGTGCACCCAGGTTCTCCAGTTCATCGACGACGTGGCGGCCGCAATAGCGGGGTGCCGGAGGGTCCTCCGTCCGGGCGGAGTCCTGCTCGTCACCGTGCCCGCGATTTCGCGCACCGAAGGAGCTCCCGAGGACTCTTCCGGGGACTACTGGCGCTTCACGCCCCGTTCGGCGGAGCGTCTGTTCGGCGCCGACTTCGGCCCGGACGCCGTCCGGGTCAGCCTGTACGGCAACGTGCTGAGCGCCACCGCCTTCCTGCACGGTCTGGCGGCCGAGGAGTTGACGGCCGCGGAGTTGGACCTCGCCGACCCCGAGTTTCCGGTCATTGTGGGAATCCGGGCCCAGGTCGGCCCGGAGTCGGCGAACCCGTGA
- a CDS encoding glycosyltransferase family 2 protein: MIDSSREPEATAPPAPTPREPSIAVILLTYDQPDDLFACLDSLLALEQEPPFRLLVWENGTGIDTAGEMARRYPSARYELAGENLGVAGGRNSAARLATELWAPTHLLFLDNDMVVEKGFVRELARAFRDDPALAQAQAKLRMMTEPSILNDGGGCDVRFWLGRTRPVGIGEEDRGQYDSVRPCVAAGGATLTRRAVFEALGGFDTTFNPYGPEDLDFSLRVREAGHESLFVPTAVAYHKYNRTYVGKSYTAAYARGKARNWFRLMRRHASALDWLGFLAIGAPLGLARAGIREIRRGNARAIGGLLRGALDAVWGRVRP, from the coding sequence ATGATCGACAGCTCGCGCGAGCCCGAAGCGACCGCCCCGCCGGCTCCGACTCCCCGAGAGCCGAGCATCGCGGTCATTCTGCTGACCTACGATCAGCCCGACGACCTGTTCGCGTGCCTGGACAGTCTGCTGGCGCTGGAACAGGAGCCGCCCTTCCGCCTTCTGGTCTGGGAGAACGGGACGGGTATCGACACAGCTGGGGAGATGGCGCGCCGGTACCCATCGGCGCGTTACGAGCTTGCCGGTGAAAACCTGGGCGTCGCCGGGGGGCGCAACTCGGCTGCGCGGCTTGCGACCGAGCTCTGGGCCCCGACGCACCTGCTGTTCCTCGACAACGACATGGTGGTCGAGAAGGGCTTCGTTCGGGAGCTTGCCCGCGCCTTCCGGGACGACCCCGCGCTCGCCCAGGCGCAGGCCAAGCTGCGCATGATGACCGAACCGTCGATTCTCAACGACGGCGGCGGTTGCGACGTCCGGTTCTGGCTGGGGCGTACCCGCCCCGTCGGCATCGGCGAGGAGGACCGGGGCCAGTACGACAGCGTGCGTCCCTGCGTAGCGGCGGGCGGCGCTACCCTGACGAGGCGCGCCGTCTTCGAAGCACTGGGCGGCTTCGACACGACGTTCAACCCCTACGGACCCGAGGATCTCGACTTTTCGCTGCGCGTGCGGGAGGCGGGCCACGAATCGCTCTTCGTCCCTACCGCGGTAGCGTACCACAAGTACAACCGCACCTACGTCGGAAAGTCCTATACCGCCGCATATGCTAGGGGCAAGGCGCGCAACTGGTTTCGCCTGATGCGAAGGCACGCTTCAGCTCTGGATTGGCTGGGCTTTCTCGCCATCGGGGCGCCCCTCGGTCTCGCTCGCGCCGGGATCAGGGAGATCCGGCGCGGCAACGCCCGCGCCATCGGCGGGCTACTGAGGGGGGCGTTGGACGCGGTGTGGGGTCGGGTCAGGCCTTGA
- a CDS encoding glycosyltransferase family 4 protein, translated as MTRALRIVLLTETYAPQVGGAETQARLLAEGLAARGHRLLVVTRRTSRDLPRREVLLGVRVRRVGPVGSHHLLKWGLVGSVPPGALGALRSADVLFVSGLRVLGIPVRLTSLAARVPCVLKSDNNGELSGAFFERGLRRLRLRTDSAAVRIAIAARNRLLRGANAWVAISEDIATEYESHGVPAPRIHRIPNGVDTERFRPASEQDRAALRRRLGLPARAPVAIYTGRLVSYKGLPELLEAWRSVLRLHPDAILLLVGPGGLDIHNCEAELRGFVDLHEMAESVRFTGVVDAVEDYLRAADVFALPSRNEAFGLSLVEAMACGLPCVATPVGAMREIVRDGDSGLLVRAGDPEALARALADLLAGGPESLAMGARAAESVRGRFGANAVIGAYEDLFRRVSARVTAQEELA; from the coding sequence GTGACGCGGGCGCTCCGCATCGTCCTGCTGACCGAGACCTACGCGCCGCAAGTGGGAGGCGCGGAGACCCAGGCGCGCCTGCTGGCCGAAGGCCTCGCGGCCCGCGGGCACCGGTTGCTGGTCGTGACCCGCCGTACCAGCCGCGACCTGCCCCGCCGCGAGGTTCTGCTCGGCGTGCGCGTACGGCGCGTGGGCCCGGTGGGCTCGCATCACCTGCTCAAGTGGGGCTTGGTTGGCAGCGTCCCGCCGGGCGCGCTGGGCGCCCTGCGAAGCGCCGACGTTCTCTTTGTCTCAGGCCTGAGAGTGCTAGGGATCCCGGTCCGGCTCACGTCCCTTGCCGCGCGCGTCCCTTGCGTGCTCAAATCGGACAATAATGGCGAGCTTTCAGGGGCTTTCTTCGAGCGCGGCCTGCGGAGGCTCCGGTTGCGCACCGACAGCGCCGCCGTGCGCATCGCCATCGCCGCGCGCAACCGGCTGCTCCGTGGGGCCAACGCCTGGGTGGCAATTTCCGAGGACATAGCGACCGAGTACGAGTCTCACGGCGTGCCGGCCCCTCGCATCCACCGCATTCCCAACGGCGTGGATACCGAGCGCTTTCGACCTGCCTCCGAGCAGGACCGCGCCGCGCTGCGTAGGCGGCTCGGCCTCCCCGCAAGGGCACCGGTGGCGATCTACACGGGGCGACTCGTGTCCTACAAGGGGCTGCCCGAGCTACTCGAGGCGTGGCGCTCCGTGCTGCGCCTCCACCCCGATGCGATTCTCCTGCTCGTGGGGCCTGGGGGCCTGGACATCCACAACTGCGAAGCCGAACTCCGCGGATTCGTGGATCTGCACGAGATGGCAGAAAGCGTGCGCTTCACAGGCGTCGTCGACGCGGTAGAGGACTACCTGCGCGCGGCTGACGTCTTCGCGCTGCCGTCGCGCAACGAGGCGTTCGGGTTGTCGCTCGTTGAGGCCATGGCGTGCGGGTTGCCGTGCGTGGCCACCCCGGTGGGGGCCATGAGAGAGATCGTGCGCGACGGGGACAGCGGCCTGTTGGTGCGCGCGGGCGATCCTGAGGCTCTTGCGCGGGCGCTGGCCGACCTGCTGGCGGGCGGGCCGGAGTCCCTGGCAATGGGGGCCAGGGCGGCGGAGTCTGTCCGCGGGCGCTTCGGGGCGAACGCCGTCATCGGGGCCTACGAGGATCTCTTCCGGCGGGTGTCGGCTCGTGTGACGGCGCAGGAGGAGCTTGCGTGA